One segment of Mangifera indica cultivar Alphonso unplaced genomic scaffold, CATAS_Mindica_2.1 Un_0002, whole genome shotgun sequence DNA contains the following:
- the LOC123205245 gene encoding exopolygalacturonase-like gives MAKFIVAKFILALLVSTTKALSIFDVTKEGAKTGADINQALTNSWNKACVSNIPSKVLIPKGIFLLSPVTLEGPCKAAIEVEVQGTLKALTNSKVTKDGSWITFQRIEHFTLSGGGTFDGQGAKGWGTCGNSFCKQLPINIRFDFIIKGFVHNIKSLNSKQFHMNVLGCNDLTFQRVDIIAPADSHNTDGIHIGRSSGIKIIDSDIRTGDDCVSIGDGSKNISVTNVKCGPGHGISIGSLGKFEKEEPVFGITVKNCTLTNTDNGVRIKTWPASTVNSASMIHFEDINMVNVSNPILIDQVYCPWNQCNAKVPSRVKLSNISFKRIRGTSATPVAMKLVCSSGMPCQGVEVADIQLKYIGKEAAISECENVKPRISGAVNPPACSSKA, from the exons ATGGCGAAATTCATAGTGGCGAAGTTCATCTTGGCATTGCTTGTGTCAACAACTAAAGCTCTGTCGATTTTTGATGTAACAAAAGAAGGTGCGAAGACTGGAGCTGATATCAACCAG GCTTTAACCAATTCATGGAACAAAGCATGTGTGTCAAATATTCCGAGTAAAGTGCTTATTCCAAAAGGGATATTCTTATTAAGTCCAGTGACTTTAGAAGGTCCATGTAAAGCTGCTATTGAGGTTGAGGTTCAAGGCACCCTTAAAGCCCTAACCAATAGCAAAGTGACAAAGGATGGTAGTTGGATCACTTTCCAACGTATCGAACACTTCACATTGTCAGGTGGTGGAACTTTTGACGGTCAAGGAGCCAAAGGATGGGGTACTTGTGGCAATAGTTTTTGCAAACAACTTCCCATC AATATAAGGTTCGACTTCATCATCAAGGGTTTTGTccataatataaaatcattgaaCAGCAAACAGTTTCATATGAACGTCTTGGGTTGCAATGACTTAACTTTTCAACGCGTTGACATTATTGCACCAGCTGATAGCCACAACACTGACGGAATTCACATTGGCAGATCTAGtggaattaaaataatagattCAGACATCAGAACAGGTGATGATTGTGTCTCCATTGGCGATGGTAGCAAAAATATATCAGTTACCAATGTTAAATGCGGGCCTGGTCATGGTATCAGTATAGGAAGcttaggaaaatttgagaaagaagaaCCAGTGTTTGGAATCACTGTCAAGAATTGCACTTTAACTAATACCGACAATGGTGTTAGAATAAAAACTTGGCCAGCTTCTACTGTTAACTCTGCATCTATGATTCATTTCGAGGACATTAACATGGTTAATGTCAGCAATCCTATCCTCATAGATCAAGTATACTGTCCATGGAATCAATGCAATGCAAAGGTTCCATCACGTGTTAAGCTTAGTAATATCAGCTTCAAGAGAATTCGGGGCACTTCTGCAACACCTGTTGCTATGAAGCTTGTTTGTAGCAGTGGTATGCCATGTCAAGGTGTGGAGGTTGCTGATATTCAACTTAAATACATTGGAAAAGAAGCAGCAATATCTGAATGTGAAAACGTCAAACCCAGGATTTCTGGTGCGGTGAACCCGCCCGCATGCAGTAGCAAAGcttaa